A stretch of Ranitomeya variabilis isolate aRanVar5 chromosome 3, aRanVar5.hap1, whole genome shotgun sequence DNA encodes these proteins:
- the LOC143818520 gene encoding LOW QUALITY PROTEIN: interleukin-1 receptor-associated kinase 1-like (The sequence of the model RefSeq protein was modified relative to this genomic sequence to represent the inferred CDS: inserted 2 bases in 1 codon), whose product MEPSKHLLWNFQEVTQGTRNFSQSFLIGEGGFGCVYKAVIRNTAYAIKRLKQDAELEWSTVKKSFQTEIEKLTCLRHPNIIDLAGYCMQGEEYCLXYLYLPNGSLEDRLHHQGSFPILTWKQRLSIMQGAACGNQFLHTLKPSIIHGDIKSSNILLDQALVAKLGDFGLARFSRYACDAGKSRTLARTSTVRGTLAYLPDEYVKLGKLTFELDTYSFGVVLLEILTGRKAVDNDSSSHTKYLKDIVNEEESDQEAEGSSPQGATSIRNAENKLFRSASRICRHHLDFRIGRCSAEVAQELCFLACRCLGRQKKRPGMVEVFNEVTRLQSLLLHASETEHSDVQSSFLSDNPDSFPPLLDLLSSLQPSVLAPQENTDKFTPYGTSIDAPALGSVRPYSHSALQYDDKLVDFCSISSCESLRTSRRTPNLPEESDDSVSVLSLAAASPDLACGHILDQQELRSSPHTKALQCRSTVLATSDLNTSAGRGSSIQGNSSLASGDSQGLHNTAISMPHHQIIVNPAKQRLVEQLALYDQGKINSLELLYSGTSPDYHSKGRGYPEESDDFPS is encoded by the exons ATGGAGCCTTCAAAGCATTTATTGTGGAATTTCCAAGAGGTGACCCAGGGTACGAGAAACTTCTCCCAGTCCTTCCTTATCGGAGAGGGTGGATTTGGCTGTGTATATAAAGCAGTCATCCGAAACACGGCGTATGCCATTAAGCGGCTGAAGCAGGATGCGGAGTTAGAATGGAGCACAGTAAAGAAGAGCTTCCAGACGGAGATAGAAAAGCTGACGTGCCTTCGCCACCCAAATATCATTGACCTGGCTGGATATTGTATGCAGGGGGAGGAATACTGCCT ATATCTGTATCTACCCAACGGCTCGCTGGAAGATAGGCTGCATCACCAGGGCAGCTTTCCTATTCTGACCTGGAAGCAACGTCTGAGCATCATGCAGGGCGCAGCTTGCGGCAACCAGTTTTTGCATACCCTCAAACCCAGCATCATCCATGGGGACATCAAGAGTTCAAACATCCTTTTGGATCAGGCCTTGGTTGCCAAGTTAGGAGACTTTGGACTTGCCCGCTTCAGCCGATATGCATGCGATGCAGGGAAAAGTCGCACTTTAGCAAGGACTAGTACGGTGAGGGGTACGCTGGCGTACTTGCCGGATGAATACGTGAAACTGGGAAAGCTTACGTTTGAACTGGACACCTACAGCTTTGGGGTGGTCTTACTGGAAATACTGACTGGGAGAAAAGCTGTAGATAACGATAGCAGTTCTCACACTAAATATCTGAAAGATATTGTTAACGAAGAGGAGAGCGATCAGGAGGCTGAGGGCAGTAGTCCACAAGGAGCGACCAGCATCAGAAATGCAGAAAACAAGCTGTTTAGATCCGCATCTCGCATCTGCCGGCATCATCTGGACTTCCGGATAGGACGCTGCAGCGCAGAGGTCGCACAAGAACTTTGTTTCTTAGCATGTCGGTGCTTAGGACGACAGAAGAAACGCCCTGGCATGGTGGAGGTGTTTAATGAAGTAACGAGAttgcagagcctccttttgcacGCCTCGGAGACAGAACACAGTGATGTACAGAGCTCTTTTCTTTCCGACAATCCGGATTCTTTTCCTCCATTGCTGGATCTTCTTTCCAGTCTGCAGCCTTCAGTACTTGCCCCCCAGGAAAACACTGACAAATTTACTCCATACGGTACTTCTATAGATGCTCCCGCTTTGGGCAGCGTCCGACCTTACAGCCACAGTGCCTTACAGTATGATGACAAATTGGTCGATTTCTGCAGTATTTCTTCATGTGAAAGTCTAAGGACCAGTCGGAGGACTCCAAACTTGCCCGAGGAGAGCGATGACAGTGTCTCGGTTTTGTCCTTAGCTGCTGCTTCACCAGACCTTGCATGTGGTCACATCCTGGACCAACAAGAGCTGCGCTCCTCACCTCACACCAAAGCCCTGCAGTGCCGGAGCACTGTGCTTGCAACCTCAGACCTTAACACTTCTGCTGGGCGAGGTAGTAGCATCCAAGGAAACAGCAGCTTGGCATCCGGGGACTCACAAGGTTTGCACAATACAGCTATCTCCATGCCACATCACCAGATCATCGTGAATCCTGCCAAACAGAGACTTGTGGAGCAGCTGGCGCTGTATGACCAGGGGAAAATAAATAGCCTAGAACTGCTGTACTCTGGAACAAGTCCAGATTACCATTCAAAGGGTCGAGGATACCCGGAAGAAAGTGATGATTTTCCCAGTTAG